A genomic stretch from Triplophysa dalaica isolate WHDGS20190420 chromosome 4, ASM1584641v1, whole genome shotgun sequence includes:
- the LOC130419584 gene encoding histone H1, which translates to MAETAPAPATAPAKAPKKKTVKAKKSGPSVSDLIVETIAASNERKGVSLAALKKALAGNGYDVEKNNSRVKLALKSLVKKGSLVQTKGTGASGSFKVSKKPAAAKQPVKKVAAKPKKPAVKKAPVKAAKPKKAAVKKSAVKKSPRKVKKPATPKKAAKSPKKVKKPAVKKVAKSPKKTKAAKPKAAKPKAAKPKAAKAKKAAKKK; encoded by the coding sequence ATGGCAGAAACAGCCCCTGCTCCCGCGACTGCTCCGGCCAAAGCCCCGAAGAAGAAGACGGTAAAAGCGAAAAAGTCTGGACCGAGCGTGTCAGACCTTATCGTGGAGACTATTGCGGCTTCTAACGAGCGCAAAGGAGTTTCTCTGGCTGCTCTGAAGAAGGCTCTGGCAGGTAATGGATATGATGTTGAGAAGAACAACTCTCGTGTCAAGCTTGCTTTGAAATCGCTTGTGAAAAAGGGCTCACTCGTTCAAACTAAAGGCACCGGCGCGTCCGGATCCTTCAAGGTGAGCAAGAAACCAGCAGCAGCCAAACAACCAGTGAAGAAAGTTGCGGCGAAACCGAAGAAACCAGCCGTGAAAAAGGCGCCGGTCAAGGCGGCGAAGCCGAAAAAGGCAGCAGTAAAGAAATCAGCTGTGAAGAAGTCTCCCAGGAAGGTGAAGAAACCGGCTACCCCAAAGAAAGCCGCCAAAAGCCCGAAAAAGGTGAAGAAACCGGCTGTTAAGAAAGTTGCGAAGAGTCCTAAGAAGACCAAAGCAGCGAAGCCTAAAGCAGCGAAGCCTAAAGCTGCAAAGCCCAAAGCTGCCAAGGCGAAGAAAGCCGCCAAGAAGAAGTAA